The following proteins are encoded in a genomic region of Paenibacillus sp. FSL H3-0469:
- the carB gene encoding carbamoyl-phosphate synthase large subunit codes for MPKNNKLKKILVIGSGPIVIGQAAEFDYAGTQACQALKEEGVEVVLINSNPATIMTDTNMADKVYIEPITLDFVTGIIRQERPDGLLPTLGGQTGLNMAVELARAGVLEQEKVKLLGTQLESIEKAEDRDLFRELMRELEQPVPESAIITSVEEALGFAAGIGYPLIVRPAYTLGGTGGGICDNEEELRETVKAGIRYSPIGQCLVEKSIAGMKEVEYEVMRDANDNCIVVCNMENFDPVGVHTGDSIVVAPSQTLSDREYQMLRSASLKIIRALNIEGGCNVQFALDPQSYQYYVIEVNPRVSRSSALASKATGYPIAKMAAKIALGYTLDEIVNPVTGQTYACFEPTLDYIVSKIPRWPFDKFISANRKLGTQMKATGEVMAIGRTFEESIHKAIRSLEIGVHRFRLPGAELLEESVLRYRLAKPDDERLFLIAEAFRRGYELQEIQDITNVDWWFLSKIEGLVSFEEEIRAEETLSAETLYQAKRKGFTDRAIAEIRAEGRPGGAFTKESEVRVLRLQQGLVPVFKMVDTCAAEFEATTPYYYSTYETENEVIHSDKQKVIVLGSGPIRIGQGIEFDYSTVHAVWAIQKAGYEAVIINNNPETVSTDFNTSDRLYFEPLFFEDVMNVIAQENPIGVIVQFGGQTAINLAAPLAAAGVNILGTSLASIDEAENRKKFEALLARLDIAQPKGKTVINIDEAVETAQSLGYPVLVRPSYVLGGRAMEIVYNDTELLSYMVEAVKVNPEHPVLIDRYMLGKEVEVDAICDGETVVIPGIMEHVERAGVHSGDSIAVYPPQYLDEGLKQKIAEITIKIAKELKTIGLVNIQFVIYQNEVYVIEVNPRSSRTVPFLSKVTGIPMANLATKIILGGKLKEDGYTEGLWPESDYVSVKVPVFSFAKLRRVEPTLGPEMKSTGEVMGRDKLYAKALYKGLIGAGMKIPATGAIIVTVADKDKAEAVELMKGFHAMGYKIIATGGTAAALEQAGLNVMNVNKLDEGEPTILDLIRGGQANFVFNTLTKGKTPERDGFRIRREAVENGVVCMTSLDTVTALLRMLQTINFSSQSMPAFVGQ; via the coding sequence ATGCCTAAGAACAACAAACTCAAAAAAATTCTGGTTATCGGCTCCGGTCCGATCGTTATTGGTCAAGCTGCCGAATTCGACTATGCAGGCACACAGGCCTGCCAAGCCCTTAAGGAAGAGGGCGTCGAGGTCGTGCTGATCAACAGCAACCCGGCAACGATTATGACTGATACCAATATGGCTGACAAAGTATACATTGAACCAATTACACTTGATTTCGTAACCGGCATTATCCGTCAGGAGCGCCCGGACGGGCTGCTGCCTACACTCGGCGGACAGACCGGCCTGAACATGGCCGTAGAGCTGGCCCGTGCCGGTGTCCTGGAGCAAGAGAAAGTGAAGCTGCTGGGCACACAGCTCGAATCCATCGAGAAAGCAGAAGACCGCGATTTGTTCCGCGAGCTGATGCGCGAGCTGGAACAGCCTGTGCCGGAGAGTGCGATTATTACGAGTGTGGAAGAAGCGCTTGGCTTCGCCGCAGGAATCGGCTATCCGCTGATCGTTCGTCCGGCCTACACGCTGGGCGGAACCGGCGGCGGGATCTGCGACAACGAAGAAGAGCTGCGCGAGACCGTTAAGGCGGGTATCCGTTACAGCCCGATCGGCCAATGTCTGGTCGAGAAGAGTATCGCCGGCATGAAGGAAGTCGAATATGAGGTTATGCGCGATGCGAATGACAACTGTATTGTAGTCTGCAACATGGAGAACTTTGATCCGGTTGGCGTACATACGGGCGACAGTATCGTTGTGGCGCCGAGCCAGACGCTGTCCGACCGTGAATATCAGATGCTGCGCAGCGCTTCCCTGAAGATTATCCGCGCGCTGAATATTGAAGGCGGCTGTAACGTACAGTTCGCCCTGGACCCGCAGAGCTACCAATATTACGTTATTGAAGTGAATCCGCGTGTCAGCCGCTCCTCGGCGCTGGCATCGAAGGCGACCGGTTATCCGATTGCCAAAATGGCGGCCAAGATTGCCCTCGGCTATACGCTGGATGAAATCGTCAACCCGGTAACCGGCCAGACGTATGCTTGCTTCGAGCCTACGCTGGACTATATCGTCAGCAAGATCCCGCGCTGGCCGTTCGACAAATTCATCTCGGCGAACCGCAAGCTGGGAACGCAGATGAAGGCGACCGGAGAGGTCATGGCGATTGGCCGGACTTTTGAAGAGTCGATTCACAAGGCGATCCGGTCGCTGGAGATCGGTGTCCACCGTTTCCGTCTGCCGGGAGCGGAGCTGCTTGAAGAGAGTGTGCTGCGCTATAGACTTGCCAAGCCGGATGATGAGCGCCTGTTCCTGATCGCGGAAGCCTTCCGCCGGGGCTATGAGCTGCAGGAGATTCAGGATATTACGAATGTGGACTGGTGGTTCCTCTCCAAGATCGAGGGGCTTGTGAGCTTCGAGGAAGAGATCCGTGCCGAAGAGACCTTGTCTGCTGAGACGCTGTATCAGGCCAAGCGCAAGGGCTTCACAGACCGGGCAATTGCCGAGATCCGTGCCGAAGGCCGTCCAGGCGGAGCATTCACCAAGGAGTCAGAGGTACGTGTGCTGCGTCTGCAGCAGGGTCTGGTTCCGGTATTCAAAATGGTAGATACCTGCGCCGCTGAATTTGAGGCCACTACACCATATTACTACTCGACCTATGAGACGGAGAATGAGGTCATTCATTCCGACAAGCAGAAGGTCATTGTCCTCGGCTCCGGCCCGATCCGTATCGGCCAGGGGATTGAATTTGACTACTCCACAGTGCATGCGGTGTGGGCGATTCAGAAGGCCGGCTATGAAGCTGTAATTATCAATAATAATCCAGAGACCGTCTCAACGGATTTCAATACCTCGGACCGTCTGTACTTTGAGCCGCTGTTCTTCGAGGATGTCATGAACGTAATTGCCCAGGAGAATCCGATCGGAGTCATCGTACAATTCGGCGGACAGACCGCGATTAACCTGGCTGCACCGCTTGCTGCTGCGGGTGTGAATATTCTGGGTACCAGCCTGGCGAGCATCGATGAAGCTGAGAACCGCAAGAAGTTCGAAGCGCTGCTGGCCCGTCTGGATATCGCACAACCTAAAGGCAAGACCGTAATCAACATTGATGAAGCCGTCGAAACCGCGCAATCGCTTGGTTATCCGGTGCTGGTTCGTCCATCGTATGTCCTGGGCGGACGTGCTATGGAGATTGTCTACAACGACACCGAGCTGCTGAGCTACATGGTTGAAGCGGTAAAAGTAAATCCGGAGCATCCGGTGCTGATCGACCGCTACATGCTGGGCAAGGAAGTGGAAGTGGACGCCATCTGTGACGGAGAGACAGTTGTCATTCCGGGCATCATGGAGCATGTGGAACGCGCAGGGGTTCACTCCGGCGACTCCATCGCAGTCTACCCGCCGCAATATCTGGATGAAGGTCTGAAGCAGAAGATTGCTGAGATCACCATCAAGATTGCCAAGGAGCTCAAGACCATCGGTCTGGTGAACATCCAGTTCGTCATTTATCAGAATGAAGTGTATGTGATTGAGGTCAACCCGCGCTCCTCGCGTACGGTTCCGTTCCTTAGCAAGGTAACCGGTATTCCGATGGCGAACCTGGCGACCAAGATCATTCTGGGCGGCAAGCTGAAGGAAGACGGGTACACGGAAGGTCTGTGGCCGGAGAGCGATTATGTGTCGGTAAAAGTGCCGGTGTTCTCTTTTGCCAAGCTGCGCAGAGTGGAGCCTACGCTGGGACCGGAGATGAAATCTACCGGTGAAGTCATGGGCCGCGACAAGCTGTATGCCAAGGCGCTCTATAAAGGTCTGATCGGTGCAGGAATGAAGATTCCAGCTACCGGAGCAATCATCGTAACCGTAGCCGACAAAGACAAGGCTGAAGCGGTAGAGCTGATGAAGGGCTTCCATGCCATGGGCTACAAAATCATCGCTACCGGCGGTACAGCAGCGGCGCTGGAGCAGGCGGGGCTGAACGTGATGAACGTTAACAAGCTGGATGAGGGCGAGCCGACTATTCTGGATCTGATCCGCGGCGGTCAAGCGAACTTCGTCTTCAATACACTGACCAAGGGCAAAACGCCTGAGCGTGACGGATTCCGCATCCGCCGTGAAGCGGTAGAGAACGGAGTCGTATGTATGACCTCGCTCGATACGGTAACGGCGCTGCTAAGAATGCTTCAGACGATTAACTTCTCGTCCCAGTCGATGCCTGCTTTTGTCGGACAATAA
- the carA gene encoding glutamine-hydrolyzing carbamoyl-phosphate synthase small subunit has translation MQARLLLQDGTLFTGTAFGAEGEKTGEVVFNTGITGYQEVLSDPSYCGQIVTMTYPLIGNYGITRDDFESVRPFVHGFVVRRHESVPSNWRAEYSVDDLLKEYDIPGISEIDTRMLTRIIRHYGTMKAILTTSNKRVEELMEMMGDTTIEELRNQVARTSTTAAYSSPGTKERIVLVDYGAKTGILRELNNRGCDVVVVPHDVTADEIRRLNPDGIQLSNGPGDPKDVPYAVQTISELLGEYPIFGICLGHQLFALACGADTEKLKFGHRGGNHPVKELESGRCFITSQNHGYTVNEESIASTDLEVTHINNNDKTVEGLKHTRYPAFSVQYHPEAAPGPHDSSYLFDRFLQLIADHKAQRPAGSRQAQLAANARITAPKSSAPQLEAVKGAL, from the coding sequence ATGCAGGCGAGATTGCTGCTTCAGGACGGAACACTGTTTACAGGCACCGCATTTGGCGCGGAAGGCGAGAAAACGGGCGAGGTTGTTTTTAACACAGGAATTACAGGCTATCAGGAGGTACTATCGGACCCTTCGTACTGCGGCCAGATCGTCACCATGACGTATCCGCTGATCGGGAATTACGGCATTACCCGTGATGATTTCGAGTCCGTGCGCCCTTTTGTACACGGCTTTGTTGTGCGGCGCCACGAATCCGTACCCAGCAACTGGCGTGCTGAATACAGTGTAGACGATCTGCTGAAGGAATATGATATTCCCGGCATCAGCGAGATTGATACCCGTATGCTTACCCGGATTATCCGCCACTACGGCACCATGAAGGCGATCCTCACCACTTCTAACAAGCGTGTGGAAGAATTAATGGAGATGATGGGTGACACTACTATTGAGGAGCTGCGCAATCAGGTAGCCCGTACCTCTACGACAGCAGCCTACAGCAGCCCGGGCACCAAAGAACGCATCGTGCTGGTCGATTACGGCGCGAAGACAGGTATCCTGCGTGAACTGAACAACCGCGGCTGTGATGTGGTGGTTGTGCCTCATGATGTCACTGCAGACGAGATCCGCCGCTTGAACCCGGATGGCATTCAGCTCTCGAATGGCCCTGGGGACCCGAAGGATGTACCTTATGCGGTACAGACCATCTCCGAGCTGCTCGGCGAATACCCGATCTTCGGCATCTGCCTGGGACACCAGCTGTTCGCACTGGCCTGCGGCGCTGATACAGAGAAGCTTAAGTTCGGCCATCGCGGCGGGAACCATCCGGTGAAGGAGCTGGAGAGCGGACGCTGCTTCATCACCTCCCAGAACCATGGCTACACCGTGAACGAGGAATCGATTGCCAGCACAGACCTGGAAGTTACCCATATCAATAACAATGACAAGACCGTTGAAGGACTGAAGCATACCCGCTACCCCGCTTTTTCGGTGCAGTACCATCCGGAAGCGGCGCCGGGACCGCATGACAGCAGTTATCTGTTCGACCGTTTCCTGCAGCTGATCGCAGACCACAAGGCGCAGCGGCCGGCCGGATCGCGCCAGGCACAGCTTGCGGCGAATGCCAGAATCACGGCACCGAAATCATCCGCACCCCAGCTTGAAGCCGTGAAAGGAGCTCTATAA
- a CDS encoding dihydroorotase, translating into MTVIIKNASVLNEEGVLERKHIVVQDGVISKIQDAAEAVEEAGETVEAEGKLLIPGLIDMHVHLREPGFEHKETIETGARSAAKGGFTTIACMPNTRPVTDSAEIVQLVKDKAREAGLVKVLPYAAITKNELGRELTDFAALKEAGAIGFTDDGVGVQSAQMMKDAMKLAKELDMPVIAHCEDNSLVEGAPVAEGTFADKHGLKGIPNESEAIHVGRDILLSEATGVHYHVCHVSTEQSVRLIRQAKQIGIKVTAEVCPHHLLLSEEDIPGMDANWKMNPPLRSRRDVEACIEGLLDGTLDIIVTDHAPHSEEEKAKGMQLAPFGITGFETAFPLLYTTFVATGKWDLSLLVQRMTADPARVFRLNTGSLAVGAPADLTLIDLNEEKEVDPATFASKGRNTPFTGWKLKGWPVKTWVDGRAVWSEA; encoded by the coding sequence ATAACCGTGATCATCAAAAATGCCAGTGTACTGAACGAAGAAGGCGTGCTGGAGCGCAAGCATATTGTTGTGCAGGACGGAGTTATCTCGAAGATTCAGGATGCCGCCGAGGCGGTAGAAGAAGCCGGAGAGACCGTTGAAGCGGAAGGCAAGCTGCTGATACCGGGACTGATCGATATGCATGTGCACCTGCGTGAGCCGGGCTTCGAGCATAAGGAAACCATTGAGACGGGGGCGCGCTCGGCGGCCAAGGGCGGATTCACCACGATTGCCTGCATGCCGAACACACGCCCGGTAACTGACAGTGCAGAGATCGTACAGCTGGTGAAGGATAAGGCACGCGAAGCGGGGCTTGTGAAGGTGCTGCCTTACGCGGCCATTACCAAGAATGAGCTGGGACGCGAGCTGACGGATTTTGCGGCACTGAAGGAAGCGGGAGCGATCGGCTTCACCGATGACGGCGTAGGCGTGCAGAGTGCGCAGATGATGAAGGATGCGATGAAGCTGGCGAAGGAACTGGATATGCCGGTGATTGCCCACTGTGAGGATAACTCGCTGGTGGAAGGAGCGCCGGTAGCCGAAGGCACTTTTGCCGACAAGCATGGCCTGAAGGGAATTCCGAATGAGTCGGAAGCCATTCATGTAGGCCGTGACATTCTGCTGTCTGAAGCAACGGGTGTCCACTATCATGTGTGCCATGTCAGCACTGAGCAATCGGTCCGGCTGATCCGCCAGGCGAAGCAAATCGGCATTAAGGTAACCGCCGAGGTGTGCCCGCATCATCTGCTGCTCTCGGAGGAAGATATTCCTGGCATGGACGCCAATTGGAAAATGAACCCGCCGCTGCGCTCCCGCCGCGACGTGGAAGCCTGCATCGAAGGGCTGCTGGACGGCACGCTGGATATCATCGTGACCGACCATGCCCCGCACAGCGAAGAAGAGAAAGCCAAGGGCATGCAGCTTGCACCGTTTGGCATCACCGGCTTTGAGACGGCCTTCCCGCTGCTGTATACCACTTTTGTGGCCACAGGCAAATGGGATCTGTCCCTGCTGGTGCAGCGGATGACCGCTGATCCGGCCCGGGTGTTCAGACTGAATACAGGCAGCCTTGCAGTAGGGGCGCCTGCCGATCTGACCCTGATTGATTTGAATGAAGAGAAGGAAGTAGACCCTGCAACGTTTGCGAGCAAGGGCCGCAATACACCTTTTACCGGATGGAAGCTTAAGGGCTGGCCGGTGAAGACCTGGGTAGACGGCAGAGCCGTATGGAGTGAGGCTTAA
- a CDS encoding aspartate carbamoyltransferase catalytic subunit encodes MMTATKVKERSLLGMKELAESEINQLLDRTAYWDHQSEKLTPVLRAHFVANMFFENSTRTRFSFEMAEKRLGVQVLNFTAAASSVEKGESIYDTVRTLESMGIDAGVVRLKPAGVLQQLAEKVGVPLINAGDGNNEHPTQALLDLYTMRKHFGGLKGLKVSIIGDIMHSRVARSNLWALTKMGASVQFCAPVNMQAPELAAYAPYVSMEEALKADVVMMLRVQLERHASGIILSAEQYREHFGLTEERASRLDPATIIMHPAPVNRNVEIDDAVVESSQSRIFPQMANGVPVRMAVMERALQ; translated from the coding sequence ATGATGACGGCAACCAAAGTGAAGGAACGCAGTCTGCTGGGGATGAAGGAGCTGGCGGAGTCGGAGATTAACCAGCTGTTAGACAGAACAGCTTACTGGGATCATCAGAGTGAGAAGCTCACGCCGGTGCTGAGAGCACATTTTGTTGCCAATATGTTCTTCGAGAATAGTACCAGAACCCGCTTTTCCTTCGAAATGGCTGAGAAACGTCTGGGTGTACAAGTACTGAACTTCACGGCTGCGGCCTCCAGTGTGGAGAAGGGCGAGTCCATCTACGATACAGTGCGCACACTGGAGTCAATGGGTATCGATGCCGGAGTCGTCCGGCTGAAGCCTGCCGGGGTGCTGCAGCAGCTTGCCGAGAAGGTAGGCGTTCCGCTGATCAATGCCGGGGACGGCAACAACGAGCATCCGACGCAGGCGCTGCTGGACCTGTACACGATGCGCAAGCATTTTGGCGGACTGAAGGGCCTGAAGGTCTCGATTATCGGGGATATTATGCACAGCCGGGTAGCACGGTCCAACCTCTGGGCACTCACCAAAATGGGGGCAAGCGTGCAGTTCTGCGCCCCTGTGAATATGCAGGCTCCTGAGCTTGCGGCCTACGCTCCATACGTGTCTATGGAAGAAGCGCTGAAAGCGGATGTGGTCATGATGCTGAGAGTGCAACTGGAGCGGCATGCTTCAGGCATTATTTTATCGGCTGAGCAGTACAGGGAGCACTTCGGACTGACCGAGGAACGGGCTTCCAGGCTGGACCCGGCAACGATTATCATGCATCCGGCACCGGTGAACCGCAATGTGGAGATCGACGATGCGGTAGTGGAGAGCAGCCAGTCCCGGATTTTCCCGCAGATGGCGAACGGAGTGCCGGTACGGATGGCGGTCATGGAGCGGGCTTTGCAGTAG